In the genome of Phoenix dactylifera cultivar Barhee BC4 unplaced genomic scaffold, palm_55x_up_171113_PBpolish2nd_filt_p 002332F, whole genome shotgun sequence, the window GCAATGGGGGTAAGGCAAGGAGGGGCCGCTGGGCCCACGTCGCTGACGACCCgcgcccgcctcgggtcggctgtggaggcccccgcctcggggccactcgtcccggccgacgtGGGAAGCGCCGGCCGACCTTgccttcttccgaggctggggcatagctcccccggcctcggcctcacgCCTCCTCATGCGGGAGAAGAGGGACACGTTGCTGGTTGGCATGTGAGGGATgtctgaaatcaaaaatttcccaaGTGTTAGACCAATATAAacgaaaagaaaagacaaacaaGAAGGTAATGCAACTGCTCTTActctcggggcgcgccgagctcagacccacgctcgccagggcgtcctcccgtaggagctcggtcaggtcgtagcCCTTCCCGAGGGCTCGCAGAGAGTCCAggaccctcagctccctccccgagggctcggagagcttgttgagggccttcaaccgagggtgtCCCCACTTCGGATTGAACCCCCACGGCGCCtcggacgccaggaagaaaaatttccccttccactcatgaatagaggaagggggcCCCGTGAAAGAGCGACATACCGCCTCGGAAGGCAAAGTATAGCCACTCcgcgtccgccgggttcttctttaataAGAAACACCGACGGAAGACGCTCACGGTAATCGGGATCCCATGCCCGAGACACAGGGAGAGGAACCCGATGATagttctccacgagttcggagcgagttgtgctgggacgagttggtactcgaccagcaaagctgttcacgaactcgtgaacggagaaccgcaggccggcccagagggTCTCGCGGtgaaccgcgatccgacctgggggcggcgcGTCACCCTATCTTCCGGCCCCGCAGTTTCGAGGCggaacccgggctggaagaaaatCGGGAGCGGATTAAttccaactcctcccccgacagaCTTGACCCAACCTCCTCAGGACCGAGACCCATTTTTACAGAAGAGCGAAATGAGATTGAAAATGGAGGATGAAAAACTGGGGAAGGAAAGGGAAGAGGAGCCCTAGCAGTTGAAGGGTAGGGACCTActggacatcgccggaaatcgcttcGGGCACCGACGGCAGGAGTTGGACAGGGAATAGAGCAAGAAGGAGGATAGCaaaataagaggcagccaaataaaacctttagggcaaactcgaggggtttatataggccCCCCTGACCGCCCAGATCGGCAGgatcggttcccatcccccggccggattgcgccacgtgtcgacctcggaggccgaggcaccgtattcactccggatcaataaatcgggtacgaaatcgaaatattgtcccatcggatctcggggccttcATCATGGGCCCGCAGAATCGAATCGCCTTGAAAAACGAGCGGACggcacccccgctcccctcatttaataaggccctggggcacgtggagccccgatgtAGCCTCCAACTCGCCAGATCCATGATCCGGTAACGCGAGATCGGAAACGTCCGACCTCAGATCATGCCGCGTGTCCATTTTGAACACAAAACGGCACACTCATTGATGAACGGGGAGCTTCGACCACAGGATCAAGGCGCCGCCTCGCCGAGCTCGAggaccctcatcatgggtccgccgCACGAAGCGACCTCGGTGATCCAAGAGGCGCCACCCCCGTTACAGCCGCCTCGAAAAACGTAAGGATACAAGCCTCATCATAAGTTCACTGAATAAAGCAACCTCGAGGCACCAAAGGGCGCAAGTTTCACCATAAAAACTCCGACAAACACAAGGGCGCGGACGAGATTCGCCCAACTTTAATgatagactttacttcccacgtccgagcccgcaagccgctcgaactcggaagtcgggggtagtgttgggggaataagactTTTCCCCCCcaatgacacgaatgccccgagaagccgcacaatcgccgaccctggacagccgaagtcggcgtccgacctcggaacgcccgacctcaagacatccgacctcgagacctccgacctaggaaaacCCTGATGTTCAAAGTCTACCTTtttcagccacctactacggccatgcccctctgaggtccggccgaggaccatacTCTGACGCCCcccccggcatttattgcgcatggctactgtaaacctccagttcactcaacaattaatgcggatctccggcttactccacaattaatgcggatctccggcttactccacaattaatgcggatctccggcttactccacatttaatgcgcatggctcctgtcatctacggactctcagctctccacggcaagttagcccagcaaagtctagtcaaccatgataagtctctgatctcggccatacctccgacaccaatgcaataattcgtctGGTAGCGTGCAAGCCCAGGTTGTACGAcgacctcaccgccgacatcaacgcaatgattcacctgatcgtgcgccgacctgaacaaacatgccgagccgtactacggcctcgccccgttacaccacaggtaaaccgacccccgcctataaaagggagccttggccccTCAGGTGGGGCGTGGGGGGGGAAAAAATTACGCACCCTACAAACACTATTCTTCTCCTCTCtatactatttgccccctccctgacttgagcgtcggagggccggcgccggaaaaacccggccaccggcttgtctgcaggcaccccagacggaggacgccgcccgccgacggatcgccgccccacCGTGAGGACCtgctgctccctctctccgaccaccccagacggaggacgccgcccgccgaccggTCGCCGCCCCGCTGTGGTGACCTCCcgctgctccctctcctcggCGAAGATTGCccctgggtccaatttccagcaacaacacCATATCCTAATCCATAATAGAATCCCAAAGACTGGCTAGATAGCAGCCACGTAGCAATGCCGATAGCTGAATAATAAGATGCTCTAACCTCGATAAAGGCCGAGTTTAATTAAAATTTCATTTGATAGGATTACTTATATCATATTCCAATCAATTGCATAAAGATTGACTAAAATGATGCCATATGGAAAGGCTCGAAAAAAGCTGAATgatagttaaaaaaataaactgaGAAATAATTGGGTAGGCCGATCACCTTGTGGCACCACGTAAAGTAGGATAAGTTATATTAAAGAGCACTGGTTGGACTAGGCTAGCTGTTAGGTCACTTGAGGTACAGGCTGAGTCTCCAAGATAAGTGGTAAAACATGGGCCCGTTGTAAGTATAAATTACGGGCTTAAATATTGAACTGAAGGctaattattttctttgttatTCATATGGCTAAGGCATGGTGTGACATAGAGTAGACCTCAGAGCAAGGCACAAAAAGCCGAGATGGTTGCCGAAAGATCAGGACAAGAAAATGGGGACAAATGGTTAAAGATTGGAATTGGCTGCGGCAACTGTTGTGAGGAAATGACTAAAAGTAGTGGTAACTGGAGATGACAGATGTCAACATTGAGAGGGACAATTGACTAACAAATAGAAGGAAGATGTATAAATATCAAATAATCCTAAGAAGTAACCTTTCTCCAAACAATGGTCCGCATCTTTCTTATTTTATCTTTCAGTTATCTTTATTGTCAATTTGTTAGTTcctagtttattttttttttactagagTGGGTTGATTTtctcagaaaacaaaatgctcCGAAGTGCTCGGGGTACCTCATCGTCCCCAGTCCACAGGATATCTTCGGAGTGACTGGCCACGTaagcagccacccaatccgTAGTTCCATTACTTCATAGTTCTTAGCTCGTAGAGCAGCTCAATGAATTTAGAtacctaaggcgaactcactaataataataataaatatatttgaaaattatttggaggcctcaatgcatttatagtTAAGAGTCTTTTGATAGCCTCAGTGCATTTATagctaagggctcgtttggttcatcggaagcattttccctcgtaggaatatgattcctggaaagCAGATTCGTAGGAAgatgatgcctaggaaagtacttttggcatatttgattgatcatagaaaagtgacagatttccagagtgcttatgtttagttgaccatccacttttctggaaaagttatgtgtaattcctattatacccttaataaaaattaggtctttaatgcctctttaatgctgaagggcctttttgggaaaaaataaaaatgaagtgattcccggcttatgggaaagtaacttttccatgtttctcacggaaaagacttttccatgaaatgtgggaatcatattcccatgaggatacaactttttcatctatctcctttgaaaactccaaccaaacaagaggtatcCTATTACTTTcctgttgaccacactttcctccTTATTTTTCCTGTGAGCCAAACGAGCCTAAGAGTCTTTAGGCTTGGGGtctcaatgcatttatagctaAGAATCTTTAAGCTTAAGGGCCTCAATACATTTATAGCTAAGAGTGTTTTAGGAgccttaatatatttttatctaaGAATTTTTAGGCCGGAGTCTTAGGCGACCGCTTCAGTCGTCTAAGAATTGAGCCGGTCCATAATCACGGCTCCCTTTCTTGAGAAGGCAGCACTCGATAGTGAGTCTTGAAGGTCAAAGCAGCAAGATTCATCGTCATCTATCCTCTCTGGTATGGACACGAGAAATtagcttgcatacttatccAGCCAAGTCATTTACTTGTTTCCTTTCCATCTCAGTGCAAGAAAGGGAAACATTTGGCAACGAGTCGTTCCTCCATCTTCATGGATTTGGACCTCTCCATCACCGCCTTCCCCATCCTTGGCCGCAACCTCACCAAGCTCGAACTTCTCGAAACCCAACTTGCAGAGACTGTCATGGCTGTCATCCGCTTCCATGAAGTCATCATTGGATTGGATCTGCACCATCATTGCTCTCTTCAGTAGTGGCCACAACACTCTGTGTCTATTAATTGTTTGATGTCATCTTTATTATGGAGGAGGTGACGGTGGTGAGACCAATAATGGCAACGGTTGCTAAAAGAGCTGGCTATGAAAGCGATGTTGAGCAAAAGCTGGTTCTACCTAAACTTTGTCTGGGATAAAAAGATGGGGGATCATCTGGATCTTAGATATTCTCATGTTTATGTATCGGTTTAAGTAGTCCCACGATCAAATTACCCCCCTACCAAGGCTTATATTCGTTATTGATCCCTTTTTCAATGGTTTAAACTTTGGATTAGTAGTTGCTTGACGGTATCACAGCTAATATGAGttcaaatttctactaaagATAATTTTAcctgtttatttttgaaatcaccaattattcccaaaacttAAGCCAATAGAATGtggtaaatttatttatatattttatatttttttacactATCCCTCATATATGGGccagactttttttttaatgggtgAGCTCAAGTGCGGTGACAGGGTTCGAACTCAGAATTTCTACTCGAACTAATACCATATTGAAATTACCACTTGTCCCAAAAACTTAAATTAATATGATaaagtagatttatttatatattttatattttcttacggAGTAATTTCCTCCCTTGATTTGTTGTAAAAGGTCTAATATATTTTGTTGAACCTTCATTTAGCACTCACCTTCATTTCCACTATTATAATTAATTGGATATTTTTAGGAGGCAATTCTCCACTTCCAAAAAAATGCTGGGCTTGTTATGGTTCCTTCCGTGTTGTGTTCAAAATCACCCAAGATTGGACAAAAACAAGACTATTTTGCCAAAGATATGAATCTGAGCCTAACCTGTCTTGAGATAAAACTTTAGGTTGGCTATAGACTAACCTAATATCAGTTCATGCACAACATGAGGAATATCTATGGACTCGTTTGGTCTGcggcaaaagaagaaaaaaagtatggttaatggaaaaaaaatacctcttatttagttggagttttcaaagaaaagaaatgcgAAAGTAATATTCCTATAAGAATAAAATTCCAATgttttatagaaaagaaaaacttataAAGGACATGGAAAAGCTACTTTTCTAATGGCTGGAAATtgagatctttttttttctaaaatattcttaagtcatcaaattttttttccttttattaagggtataatagatattttataccACCTTTTCGGAAAAGTAGATACTCAATTAAACACAAGCCATTCTGAAAATGTATTATTTTTCCATAATCAACCATGCATGCAAAAACAATTTTTCTAGGCACGAAATTATATTtctacaaaaaatattttagtaagaAAAAATCTTTCCTGCATACCAAATGAATCCATAAGGTAAAAAGCATTCATTAACACAAACTACATTCCAACTGCCTAGTGATGGCAAATCTCAAATAACAATACACCAATACCAATTCATTCAAGTCTGCCACCTTGGTTTCATTATATCTTCACAAAAACTTCTGAGACACTTTGATGTCCAACTTTTTCCTCTTCAATTCATTCATTCAAGTCTATCTTGTACATACACCATTCTTTGATCCTGATCCTTACATGGACACTTGTGGATTTGAAAGTAACCTGACTTTAATAGGCAGACCTTTGGGGAAGTCAAGTGAAGGGAAAGCCATGGGAAGATCAGGTTCTGCGAGCTCCCAGTTAAAATTGATGACAAGGTGGTGAAGAAAAACTGCCATCTCCATCCTCCCAAGCACAGCTCCAGGACAGAGGCGTGCTCCCCCACCAAACGCCATGAAGTTGTTGGTCCTTCTTATGCCGTGGTCACTCTTCAACCCATGCATCCACCCACCCAACAAAATGAAGCTAGAGAGAATTTTGGCAATTTCATTAAATCGTGTCTCTAGTTTGGTGAATTATAAATTCCTCCAAAGGATGCATTTCCCATTGTGAATTTGCATGATTTTGAAAGTAGGAACTGTGATTCTGCACACTAAGTGTTTGGATGTGTGATAAAAAATCTAGAAATTCTACTAATCATGGGATTAAACATATCTATTCCTCTCAGTCAAACAGCTTTTCAAAAATTATCATGTCCTATGGATTAAACAAATAGGAAGATTGAAAGAATTATGGTTTTGAAATTACAAAACCACTGACCTAAAAATTCACTTCTTTAGTCTCATTTTCCAGCCAATAGCTTGGTTGACATACCTGCCATCTCCATGGATTGAACTGCTCAGGAGATTCAAAAAATGAAGGATCCAAATGCACCGCTGGGAGAACTGCCATCACATTACACCCTTGTGGAATGTCATAACCTGTCAcaacaatgaaaacaaaaaccaaaaatataaaGCAATGCATGGAAGGAACAAATAAATAACCCCAAGTCCTTTCTTAGTACACTAATCCAACCTTATGAATTTTtcatcaaggaaaaaaaaaaaactccaaccTTTGAATTTAATATGTGTGCTGGCCTTCCTCTGGATATAGGGAACTATGTTCCCAAGTCTTAGCGTCTCATTGATGACCTTCACCAAGCAAAATAAATAAGCACACCTATGCATTTTAGCACTGTCTTTCGatcaattaatatatttttggcTGCAATATAAGGAAAACTTACACATTGAGTGAACTCCATTTGCTTGTAGTCATCACAACTTAGTTCAGAATTTCCCCCTCGTCTTTTACCTTGAACAATCCTATCGTGCTCTTCCTGATGTAATGCACCCAAGCAGTTCCACATCAAAATCCTTTTCCATGCAATGTGGATACACATTTTGAAGCAAAATAAATTTATCTTGCTTGAGGGGAAATGGGTATATTTACCCGCAAATTGCTCAACTGCTTTGGGGCAGCCTCCAAGGAAGTAGATTGCCAAAGCTATGGCTTTTGATGTGGTGTTGTAACCACCAAAAAAGGTGCCTAATATCAGATCACCAATTTGTTCTTCCGAATAGTTGGAATTCTCCAAAGTCCATTGAAGCAAGTCATCCTTAGCATCTTCTTCCTCCACATCCTTCTTCCTACAAAGCCTCTCTTCCATACATTGCCACACAACTTCGAGAATGTATGACCTGGCCTGTGTTACCAAAATGGAGAGGAGTATGAATCAAGTAGACTATAgaatgttttcctttttcttttgaaaagaaTTTGACTAGTAGATATATGACAGAGACTCACATCACAAAAACACTTGGCAAAACTTTATGCATGAATGTGTATGGATGTGGTATTGAAATTCATAGACATGCAACATAACATTAGCTAAGAATACTAAGGCATCATAGATTGGTGCTGGGACTACTCATGGTAGGGCAGAATGGATCGTACTGCACTAGGAGCAGCTTTGTTTTGGTGTTAACTGTGGTTAGATCTACCCAAAACTATAGATCTTTGCCCAATATATATAGACCATTAATATAAGCTTTTGGGCTGTCATCTTCCTTTGctccaaaaaaaaaggttgttATTCTACACATCACCATGACAGTAACATACTAATATTTATACTCACCCCAATTAGGTTATAGCAGTCCATATTAGGTTATATCTGCGTTACTGAATACTTGATCTCAATGCAGCTATTCTTtgcttttatatatttttattttgttcttatttttatttatgtgagCAGAACAGCATACATGATGTTACCTTCAGAGCCTTACTATATGCAGTTCCAGGCAAGTTGAGCGGCAGGGACACAACCCCCTTAGCAAATGCCTCGTATTCCTTTCTCAACTTCTCAGTTACAGGAGTTCCAGGCTCCAAACTCAGGATATTCTTGGCCATCATATGAAAGCATAGCTGCACAAAAGTAGATCAATGCCGAAGAATTCTTTATCCCTAATAACATAACTACATAATAATTGTTTATTTTTGGTTAACCTTTCTTGCTTCATATTTGCCCAGTACTACAGAATCATTCTTCCACGAGCTCATGACGAACGCTGCAATTCGATAGGCATCTCGCAAGAATGGGGTCTTGAGCTTGCCATTGTTTGCGAAATTGAGGTTGATCGATCTCATTTTCTTGTGAGCATCTCCCACCTGCAACAATATGGAGTGTTTCCCCAAGACCTCACCAATGCTTCTAGACCAGCCTGGTTCAAATAGTCTCGAGTCAGCTTGTAGGATGAAGCGATTCAGCTCAGCATCTGCTGAGACCACTGTAGGCTTCCCGAGCAAATTTGACATGAAAATTTTTCCATGCCTGCATCAAGGTTGTGCAAAAGAATGAGTTGTCATAAGATCTTAGAAGCCAAGAATGT includes:
- the LOC120109531 gene encoding cytochrome P450 90B1-like, whose amino-acid sequence is MIELMTISSMLCFTYKMITMSPLEDQKEMFLIVLLVLLCSTILITISAFSWRSHGQQKAFRLPQGDMGWPVLGETLPFLKPHPSTSIGDFMQQRISKHGKIFMSNLLGKPTVVSADAELNRFILQADSRLFEPGWSRSIGEVLGKHSILLQVGDAHKKMRSINLNFANNGKLKTPFLRDAYRIAAFVMSSWKNDSVVLGKYEARKLCFHMMAKNILSLEPGTPVTEKLRKEYEAFAKGVVSLPLNLPGTAYSKALKARSYILEVVWQCMEERLCRKKDVEEEDAKDDLLQWTLENSNYSEEQIGDLILGTFFGGYNTTSKAIALAIYFLGGCPKAVEQFEEHDRIVQGKRRGGNSELSCDDYKQMEFTQCVINETLRLGNIVPYIQRKASTHIKFKGYDIPQGCNVMAVLPAVHLDPSFFESPEQFNPWRWQSDHGIRRTNNFMAFGGGARLCPGAVLGRMEMAVFLHHLVINFNWELAEPDLPMAFPSLDFPKGLPIKVRLLSNPQVSM